The following are from one region of the Jatrophihabitans telluris genome:
- a CDS encoding TrmH family RNA methyltransferase encodes MQIATGHPAAKQVLGLLRGHGQPGSTDALEEAELTVAEGFWACEAVRDAARDRGLRVVSVLYCPQVLRPDGLEVAHQLADLAEQAYEISAKTLQRLAERDRPDGLIAVVELPTWTPGSLALAERALVLVADGIEQPGNLGTLIRTLDACGADALVLTNPRTRRANVKVFRASHGTVLRVPCLSFATVADGQDWLDGAGFGVYLADTEGASRYSDLAYADRTALVLGNERFGIDRAWYRESAARVFIPMLGVADSLNVSISAAVLLYEARSKLADWR; translated from the coding sequence GTGCAGATCGCCACCGGACATCCAGCCGCCAAGCAGGTTCTCGGCCTCCTGCGCGGCCACGGACAACCGGGGAGCACCGACGCGCTCGAGGAGGCAGAACTCACCGTCGCGGAGGGATTCTGGGCCTGCGAAGCAGTTCGGGATGCGGCTCGCGATCGCGGCCTACGCGTGGTGAGCGTGCTCTACTGCCCGCAGGTGTTGCGACCGGACGGTCTCGAGGTCGCTCACCAGCTGGCTGACCTCGCCGAACAGGCCTACGAGATCTCGGCCAAGACCCTGCAGCGGCTGGCCGAACGGGACCGCCCGGACGGTCTCATCGCCGTCGTCGAACTACCGACATGGACACCAGGGTCGCTTGCGCTGGCAGAGCGCGCACTCGTACTGGTGGCCGACGGCATCGAACAACCCGGCAATCTCGGAACGCTCATCCGCACCCTCGACGCGTGCGGGGCCGACGCTCTGGTGCTGACGAATCCCCGGACGCGCCGGGCGAACGTCAAGGTGTTCCGGGCCAGCCACGGAACCGTGTTGCGGGTTCCGTGCCTGAGCTTCGCCACGGTCGCCGACGGGCAGGACTGGCTGGACGGAGCGGGGTTCGGCGTCTACCTCGCCGATACCGAGGGCGCCAGCCGATACTCCGACCTCGCCTACGCCGACCGAACCGCCCTCGTGCTGGGCAACGAGCGTTTCGGCATCGATCGGGCCTGGTACCGGGAGTCGGCGGCCAGGGTCTTCATTCCGATGCTGGGCGTGGCCGATTCCCTCAACGTCTCGATCTCGGCCGCGGTGCTGCTCTACGAGGCCCGATCGAAGCTGGCCGACTGGCGCTGA
- a CDS encoding fibronectin type III domain-containing protein, with amino-acid sequence MAAAALQTRPIRLAHALVGVAALALGLIVFSPPASAAAIGVTSVSTSGAPASDSNGYSWVSYFRHLAGLGSVSRNPGFEAQEAVHVRYLANHSLGCETNVHDELTNRAAGCGANPYATPGGKAAANNSDVTRVSAPVSDRAAVSNWFGAAFHALTLLDPRLTSTGYSAYYTPTPHGAGSLAWPFTAAVDVYRGRAGSYHGSIIAFPANHATTPLLSYAIGTESPEPFATATNTCHSWASKSLVSAPVIIQWPLHTPTPTTGTLRDLSTAQNLPTCTLNQNSYPTGSLARQFLAGANGITHSAFYYAATPFTAGHTYRLTVNTRTITTFTAGALPSTMATSVTPATAAARLSWSTAHPGIGTVTTYHARLYTNPTCTGGATRAIDTTPTSRTALFTRLTHHHTYYLKVAARNTSGAYRWSPCRKVRAR; translated from the coding sequence ATGGCCGCCGCTGCGCTGCAGACTCGTCCGATCCGGCTGGCGCACGCCCTGGTCGGCGTGGCCGCGCTGGCTCTCGGGTTGATCGTGTTCAGCCCGCCCGCCTCGGCGGCGGCGATCGGTGTCACGTCGGTGTCGACGAGTGGTGCTCCGGCCTCGGATTCGAATGGGTACAGCTGGGTGAGTTACTTCCGGCACCTGGCCGGGTTGGGCAGTGTCAGCCGTAACCCCGGCTTCGAGGCCCAGGAAGCGGTCCACGTCCGCTACCTGGCCAACCACTCCCTGGGCTGTGAAACCAACGTCCACGACGAACTGACCAACCGCGCCGCCGGCTGCGGCGCCAACCCCTACGCCACCCCGGGCGGTAAAGCCGCGGCCAACAACAGCGACGTCACCCGCGTCAGCGCCCCGGTCAGCGACCGCGCCGCGGTCTCCAACTGGTTCGGCGCCGCCTTCCACGCCCTGACCCTGCTCGACCCCCGCCTGACCAGCACCGGCTACAGCGCCTACTACACCCCCACCCCCCACGGCGCGGGCTCACTGGCCTGGCCCTTCACCGCCGCCGTCGACGTCTACCGCGGCCGCGCCGGCAGCTACCACGGCAGCATCATCGCCTTCCCCGCCAACCACGCCACCACCCCGCTGCTGTCCTACGCCATCGGCACCGAATCCCCCGAACCCTTCGCCACCGCCACCAACACCTGCCACTCCTGGGCCAGCAAAAGCCTCGTCTCCGCCCCCGTCATCATCCAATGGCCCCTGCACACCCCCACCCCCACCACCGGCACCCTGCGCGACCTCAGCACCGCCCAGAACCTGCCCACCTGCACCCTGAACCAGAACTCCTACCCCACCGGCTCCCTCGCCCGCCAATTCCTCGCCGGCGCCAACGGCATCACCCACTCCGCCTTCTACTACGCCGCCACCCCCTTCACCGCCGGCCACACCTACCGCCTCACCGTCAACACCCGCACCATCACCACCTTCACCGCCGGCGCCCTGCCCTCCACCATGGCCACCAGCGTCACCCCCGCCACCGCCGCCGCCCGCCTGTCCTGGTCCACCGCCCACCCCGGCATCGGCACCGTCACCACCTACCACGCCCGCCTCTACACCAACCCCACCTGCACCGGCGGCGCCACCCGCGCCATCGACACCACCCCCACCAGCCGCACCGCCCTCTTCACCCGCCTCACCCACCACCACACCTACTACCTCAAAGTCGCAGCCCGAAACACCAGCGGCGCCTACCGCTGGAGCCCATGCCGCAAGGTCCGAGCACGGTGA
- a CDS encoding DMT family transporter, with protein sequence MSSVQTPAARVGPPAAVPSGRPAGVLLCLVSGVSFGLAAVLAKESFRSGFTVSSLLVGRFGIAAVVFWVIVAVRRPARPSRLSLVKAVGLGGAGYALQSAFYFGALTKLNAAMVAQLLYVYPALVLVIALIRRIESPDGRKLAALLCSAAGLVLLLQGGAGGGSSPALGVAMALGAAGTYALYITVAATLPAELDVYLLSAIVCTAATVSVTCYGVVAGSIHAPAAAAGWGWLVALALVPSVVAIGTFLAGLRLVGGPVAAILSCVEPVVTALSAAVVFGEGLRPLQVLGAGAVLASVVVLQTRRRRRATEDVVPV encoded by the coding sequence GTGAGCAGTGTGCAGACCCCGGCGGCGCGGGTAGGACCACCTGCGGCGGTCCCGAGCGGTCGTCCGGCGGGCGTCTTGTTGTGTCTGGTCTCCGGGGTGTCCTTCGGGCTGGCCGCGGTCCTGGCCAAGGAGTCCTTCCGGTCCGGGTTCACCGTGAGCAGTCTGCTGGTCGGCCGCTTCGGCATCGCCGCCGTCGTCTTCTGGGTCATCGTGGCGGTTCGCCGGCCTGCGCGCCCGTCGCGGCTGAGCCTGGTCAAGGCCGTGGGTCTGGGGGGTGCCGGCTATGCGCTTCAGTCGGCTTTCTACTTCGGAGCGTTGACCAAACTCAACGCGGCGATGGTGGCGCAGCTGCTCTACGTCTATCCGGCCCTCGTGCTGGTCATCGCGTTGATCCGGCGTATCGAGTCGCCGGACGGACGCAAGCTGGCCGCGCTGCTGTGCTCGGCCGCCGGGTTGGTCCTGCTGCTGCAAGGTGGCGCCGGCGGGGGCAGCTCGCCGGCGTTGGGCGTGGCGATGGCGTTGGGCGCGGCCGGAACCTACGCGCTCTACATCACGGTGGCGGCGACGCTGCCCGCCGAGCTCGACGTCTACCTGCTGTCGGCCATCGTGTGTACCGCGGCCACCGTCAGCGTCACCTGTTACGGCGTCGTGGCCGGGTCTATCCATGCGCCGGCGGCGGCCGCGGGATGGGGATGGCTGGTGGCGCTCGCGCTCGTTCCCTCGGTCGTGGCGATCGGTACCTTCCTGGCCGGACTGCGGCTGGTGGGCGGTCCGGTGGCCGCGATCCTGTCCTGCGTCGAGCCCGTCGTGACGGCACTGTCGGCGGCGGTGGTGTTCGGTGAGGGGCTGCGGCCGCTGCAGGTGCTGGGCGCCGGTGCCGTCCTCGCCTCCGTCGTGGTGCTGCAGACCCGCCGGCGCAGGCGCGCGACCGAGGACGTCGTCCCGGTGTGA
- a CDS encoding FadR/GntR family transcriptional regulator — translation MADSVAAPPTAAHPTAAPPTAAPPVAAPPVAEPAIDNPLAATPLADALPLAANLADAVLRPPSDANAFESTVERLAAAIRLGVFTLGDQLPAERELAQQLGVSRVNLREAIAALREAGMVETRRGRGGGTAVTYQPGEPAQPSDPAPRLGLRGPVLRDALDFRRVVEPGAAYLAATRDLSADQRAWLVAAEREVNAVAGEPSAHRQADSRLHLAIATLSGSPMLIESVTRAQAAVHELLTAIPVLPRNIAHSHDQHRAVVAAILAGDCAAARTAMEEHCDATSALLRGLLG, via the coding sequence ATGGCGGATTCCGTCGCCGCACCCCCCACTGCCGCACACCCCACTGCCGCACCCCCCACTGCCGCACCCCCTGTTGCCGCACCCCCCGTTGCCGAACCGGCCATCGACAACCCGCTCGCGGCCACCCCGCTCGCCGATGCGCTCCCGCTCGCCGCGAACCTCGCCGATGCGGTGCTGCGCCCGCCGTCGGACGCCAACGCGTTCGAATCGACCGTCGAGCGACTCGCCGCGGCGATCCGGCTGGGGGTCTTCACCCTCGGGGATCAGTTGCCCGCCGAGCGCGAACTCGCTCAGCAGCTGGGTGTCAGCCGGGTCAACCTGCGGGAAGCGATCGCCGCCTTGCGCGAGGCGGGCATGGTCGAGACCCGGCGCGGCCGCGGTGGTGGGACCGCGGTCACCTACCAACCCGGCGAACCGGCGCAGCCGAGCGATCCCGCCCCGCGACTGGGGCTGCGCGGCCCGGTGCTTCGCGACGCACTGGACTTCCGCCGGGTCGTCGAGCCCGGCGCCGCCTACCTGGCTGCCACCCGGGACCTGTCGGCCGACCAGCGGGCCTGGCTGGTCGCGGCCGAGCGCGAGGTCAACGCGGTGGCGGGCGAGCCGTCGGCTCACCGGCAGGCCGATTCCCGGCTGCACCTGGCGATCGCCACGTTGAGCGGGTCACCCATGTTGATCGAGTCCGTTACCCGGGCACAGGCCGCCGTGCACGAACTGCTCACCGCGATCCCGGTGCTGCCCCGCAACATCGCCCACAGCCATGACCAGCATCGCGCCGTTGTGGCCGCGATCCTGGCCGGCGACTGCGCGGCTGCCCGGACCGCCATGGAGGAGCACTGCGACGCGACCTCGGCCCTCTTGCGAGGGCTGCTCGGATGA
- a CDS encoding DUF1206 domain-containing protein yields MSDWMSGSGSRRMTGAAHNAAGSVSDSVRGAAESRGLKRLARLGLAARATIYLLIGWFTLLLAFGHHAPETDQRGAMQELTQHTGGFVLLFVITVGLVGYALWRFSEAAFGVVGQGRDAGPRLQSLARGLVYAFFAVSAVNLLLHSRKQSQAGEQQQLTARVMRHTGGRWAIAIAGLIVIAVGLFLVVEGVRRKFLKYFKLGELSPLAVRAVRILGAIGTTARGIVFALSGIFVVQAAWKYDPHQARGLDGALRKLSESDYGRWWVGLAAVGLIAFALYGYCEAAWRRT; encoded by the coding sequence ATGTCTGACTGGATGTCAGGTTCGGGGTCCCGGCGGATGACCGGTGCGGCGCACAACGCCGCCGGTAGCGTCTCCGATTCGGTTCGAGGTGCGGCTGAGAGTCGCGGCCTCAAGCGCCTGGCGCGCCTCGGTCTGGCGGCCCGCGCCACCATCTACCTGCTCATCGGCTGGTTCACCCTGCTGCTCGCCTTCGGCCATCACGCCCCGGAGACGGATCAGCGCGGAGCCATGCAGGAGCTGACCCAGCACACGGGCGGATTCGTCCTGCTGTTCGTCATCACCGTCGGCCTCGTCGGCTACGCGCTCTGGCGTTTCTCCGAAGCCGCCTTCGGCGTGGTCGGACAGGGCCGCGACGCCGGCCCCCGGCTGCAGTCCTTGGCGCGTGGGCTCGTGTACGCGTTCTTCGCCGTGAGCGCCGTCAATCTCCTGCTGCATTCTCGCAAGCAGAGCCAGGCCGGTGAACAGCAGCAGCTGACCGCGCGAGTGATGCGTCACACAGGTGGCCGCTGGGCGATCGCCATCGCCGGGTTGATCGTCATCGCCGTAGGCCTGTTCCTGGTCGTCGAGGGCGTGCGGCGGAAGTTCCTCAAGTACTTCAAGCTCGGCGAGCTCAGTCCGCTGGCCGTGCGAGCGGTGCGAATTCTCGGAGCGATCGGGACGACCGCCCGCGGCATCGTCTTCGCGCTGAGTGGCATCTTCGTGGTGCAAGCCGCCTGGAAGTACGACCCGCATCAAGCTCGCGGGCTGGACGGGGCGCTGCGCAAGTTGTCCGAGTCGGACTACGGGCGCTGGTGGGTCGGCCTAGCCGCTGTCGGCCTGATCGCGTTCGCCCTCTACGGCTACTGCGAAGCGGCATGGCGGCGCACCTGA
- a CDS encoding tRNA (cytidine(34)-2'-O)-methyltransferase has translation MFHIAFVEPKIPPNTGNAIRLAAATGAELHLVGPHSFDLSEPQLRRAGLDYHDLAVVRQHEDLAAAWHAFTGRRVFAFTTKAKTSYADIAYEPGDVLMFGPEPTGLSAQVLADPRVTERVRIPMLAGRRSLNLANAAAIAVYEAWRQYGFAEGR, from the coding sequence GTGTTCCACATCGCGTTCGTCGAGCCGAAGATCCCGCCCAACACGGGCAACGCCATTCGCCTCGCGGCGGCCACCGGAGCCGAACTGCATCTGGTGGGCCCGCACTCCTTCGATCTGAGCGAGCCTCAACTGCGCCGGGCGGGTCTGGACTATCACGATCTGGCCGTCGTCCGGCAGCACGAGGATCTGGCCGCCGCCTGGCACGCGTTCACCGGCCGGCGGGTTTTCGCCTTCACCACCAAGGCGAAAACGTCCTACGCGGACATCGCCTACGAGCCGGGTGACGTGCTCATGTTCGGCCCTGAACCGACCGGCCTGAGCGCGCAGGTGCTGGCCGACCCGCGGGTCACCGAGCGGGTACGGATCCCGATGCTGGCCGGCCGGCGCTCGCTGAACCTCGCCAACGCAGCGGCGATCGCGGTGTACGAGGCGTGGCGCCAGTACGGCTTCGCCGAGGGACGCTGA
- a CDS encoding phosphatase PAP2 family protein: MAAHLRPLDGHGDDDGGHGDGHGNGPRIGGAGARGRRPSSSRLATLVRPALMLVAFAIVLWLLLVATGRLLTHTGPASPLQRADLRVDRWLAAHRSAFWNSSTHWATLGAETTTVLAVGVVAAAVFWWRTRTWIASGFLAVAVIGEVSIFVCTTLLVERHRPGVPRLDSAPPTSSFPSGHTAASVALYAGIAVAAFAVGAPGWLRRLLVVIAVVAPVLVATSRLYRGMHFPTDVVAGALLGLAWVLACRAVLLSRPHRRTSAGRPA, encoded by the coding sequence ATGGCGGCGCACCTGAGGCCGCTGGACGGCCACGGCGACGACGACGGCGGGCACGGCGACGGGCACGGCAACGGCCCGCGCATCGGCGGGGCGGGCGCTCGTGGTCGCCGACCGTCATCCAGTCGGCTCGCCACGCTGGTTCGTCCCGCGCTCATGCTCGTGGCCTTCGCGATCGTGCTCTGGCTCCTGCTGGTCGCGACCGGCAGGCTGCTGACCCACACCGGCCCCGCGTCGCCCCTGCAGCGGGCGGACCTGCGCGTCGATCGCTGGCTGGCGGCTCACCGCAGTGCCTTCTGGAACTCATCCACCCACTGGGCCACCCTCGGCGCCGAAACCACGACCGTGCTCGCGGTCGGCGTGGTCGCGGCGGCGGTGTTCTGGTGGCGGACCCGCACCTGGATCGCCTCGGGCTTCCTGGCGGTCGCCGTGATCGGTGAGGTGAGCATCTTCGTGTGCACCACCCTGCTCGTCGAGCGGCATCGGCCGGGCGTCCCGCGGCTCGACAGCGCCCCGCCGACCTCGAGCTTCCCCTCGGGTCACACCGCGGCCTCCGTGGCGCTGTATGCCGGAATCGCGGTAGCCGCCTTCGCGGTCGGCGCCCCGGGCTGGCTGCGGCGGCTGTTGGTGGTCATCGCGGTGGTAGCCCCCGTGCTCGTCGCAACCTCGCGGCTGTACCGGGGGATGCACTTCCCGACCGACGTCGTCGCCGGCGCACTACTCGGGCTGGCCTGGGTGCTCGCCTGCCGTGCCGTACTGCTGAGCCGGCCCCACCGCCGAACCAGCGCGGGACGGCCGGCGTGA
- a CDS encoding acyltransferase family protein: MTVALFPRTYVRPPVERSGSATGFRPEVEGLRAVAVLLVVADHLLGRPRGGFIGVDVFFVISGFLITGLLAKERRRTGKISIRAFYERRARRILPAALVVLLATWLAAKLFFFATRAHDTGVDVLWSLGFLANEHFARIGTDYFATNKQPSPVQHFWSLSVEEQFYLFWPILLIVMFALCRRLSSRRAQIVVTACSALMLAALTVLAIRLTQHNRATAYFIAPARAWELAIGAVLALSLAVVAPAGRIRMHWLVREVMMAAGLLLVAVSAVAITADRLFPAPAAAAPAAGVVLVILAGTGSELPWTAWPLINRGSRYVGRVSYSLYLWHWPVIIFLQARLNGSGTYFNLTALLVMAGLTVLSYHFIEEPFRHLNLAQLRALRHWRPQRASHRVHGFTARRAAAYTAFCLVVLSVVAWTIRPNPPVLDFGSDATGAALVGQSSPNGTTTVDPTVLSVPASYSAEIDAALQASRFPALDPSLDKLAGSKVAEWGPCGNVNDATTLAGCTFPAQGTATPKSVAVLGDSIGITWLPALRTLQARGYTVYGMTFGQCPAADLAVKQSVGTDPNFGARCNQHRDWTVAQVARLHPDLVVLASSVETIDRLGDGAKGDAAFAEWRTATASMITRVGKAGAGKTVVLSPPPQGPSLQQCATSAASDPASCVGKLSPSWVGVVGAEKAAAASAGAGYVDTNELFCSANGFCPSFVGTAPVHVDGLHLTQTFSDKIGTMLTDQILTLAP, translated from the coding sequence GTGACTGTCGCGCTATTTCCGCGTACCTATGTCCGGCCACCGGTCGAGCGTTCGGGTTCGGCAACGGGATTCCGCCCTGAGGTCGAGGGACTTCGGGCGGTCGCGGTGTTGCTCGTCGTCGCCGACCACTTGCTGGGGCGCCCGCGCGGTGGCTTCATCGGCGTTGACGTCTTCTTCGTCATCTCGGGCTTCCTGATCACCGGACTGCTCGCCAAGGAGCGTCGCCGTACCGGCAAGATCTCCATCCGCGCCTTCTACGAACGCCGAGCGCGGCGGATCCTGCCCGCCGCGCTGGTGGTCCTGCTGGCGACCTGGCTGGCCGCCAAGCTCTTCTTCTTCGCCACGCGCGCCCACGACACCGGCGTCGACGTCCTGTGGTCACTGGGCTTTCTGGCCAACGAGCACTTCGCCCGCATCGGCACCGACTACTTCGCGACGAACAAGCAACCCTCGCCGGTCCAGCACTTCTGGTCGCTGTCGGTGGAGGAGCAGTTCTACCTGTTCTGGCCGATCCTGCTCATAGTGATGTTCGCGCTGTGCCGCCGGTTGAGCTCGCGGCGGGCGCAGATCGTCGTGACGGCCTGCTCGGCGCTCATGCTGGCCGCCTTGACCGTTCTTGCGATCCGACTGACCCAGCACAACCGGGCGACCGCTTACTTCATCGCGCCCGCGCGCGCCTGGGAACTGGCGATCGGCGCCGTGCTGGCTCTGAGCCTCGCCGTCGTGGCACCGGCGGGCCGCATTCGCATGCACTGGCTCGTGCGCGAGGTGATGATGGCCGCGGGCTTGCTGCTGGTCGCCGTCTCCGCCGTGGCGATCACGGCTGATCGACTGTTTCCCGCACCGGCGGCCGCCGCACCGGCCGCCGGTGTCGTGCTGGTCATCCTGGCGGGAACGGGCAGCGAGCTGCCGTGGACGGCCTGGCCCCTGATCAACCGCGGCAGCCGCTACGTCGGCCGGGTCTCCTACTCCCTGTACCTGTGGCACTGGCCGGTGATCATCTTCCTCCAGGCGCGATTGAACGGTTCCGGAACCTACTTCAACCTGACGGCTCTGCTGGTGATGGCCGGTCTGACCGTGCTGTCCTATCACTTCATCGAGGAGCCCTTCCGCCATCTGAATCTTGCTCAGCTGCGGGCACTGCGGCATTGGCGGCCACAGCGCGCCAGTCATCGGGTCCACGGTTTCACCGCCCGCCGGGCGGCGGCCTACACCGCGTTCTGCCTCGTCGTGCTGTCGGTCGTCGCCTGGACCATTCGGCCGAACCCGCCCGTCCTCGACTTCGGATCGGACGCGACGGGAGCGGCGCTGGTCGGCCAGTCCTCCCCGAACGGCACCACCACCGTCGACCCCACGGTGCTGTCGGTACCGGCGAGCTACAGCGCCGAGATCGACGCCGCGCTGCAGGCGAGCCGGTTCCCGGCTCTGGATCCCAGTCTGGACAAGCTGGCCGGCTCGAAGGTCGCCGAATGGGGCCCGTGCGGCAACGTCAACGACGCCACGACCCTGGCCGGCTGCACCTTCCCGGCGCAGGGAACCGCCACTCCTAAATCCGTTGCGGTGCTGGGCGATTCGATCGGGATCACCTGGCTGCCCGCGTTGCGGACTCTGCAGGCGCGCGGCTACACCGTCTACGGGATGACCTTCGGCCAGTGTCCCGCCGCCGACCTCGCGGTCAAACAGTCCGTCGGGACCGACCCCAACTTCGGCGCCCGGTGCAACCAGCATCGCGACTGGACGGTGGCCCAGGTAGCGCGGCTGCATCCGGATCTGGTGGTCCTGGCCAGTTCGGTGGAGACGATCGACCGCCTCGGCGACGGCGCGAAAGGCGACGCCGCGTTCGCGGAGTGGCGTACGGCCACGGCGTCGATGATCACGCGGGTGGGCAAGGCCGGTGCGGGCAAGACCGTCGTCCTCTCGCCGCCGCCCCAGGGCCCGAGTCTGCAGCAGTGCGCGACCTCGGCCGCAAGCGATCCCGCTAGCTGTGTGGGCAAGCTGTCACCCAGTTGGGTCGGCGTCGTCGGCGCGGAGAAGGCGGCGGCCGCCTCTGCCGGTGCCGGTTACGTCGACACCAACGAGCTGTTCTGCTCGGCCAACGGCTTCTGCCCGTCGTTCGTCGGAACCGCCCCGGTGCACGTCGACGGCCTCCATCTGACCCAGACCTTCTCCGACAAGATCGGCACGATGCTCACCGACCAGATCCTCACCCTGGCCCCCTGA
- a CDS encoding phosphatase PAP2 family protein yields MTADEPGTLRSEPARRFGLRVTALFAGTLLAASLFGVVLLLVRAKNSVVHRWDSSVAEHLHRFALDHRSYTRVMQTISDAGAPPAWWAILFPVTAWLVWRRRYRLAAFVVVTTVGSSLLNRLIKATVGRARPHLVDPVSAAGGASFPSGHAQAALVGWGVLLLVFLPYLPDRWRRPAIAFAAVVVLAIGYSRIALGVHYLFDVVGAYLVGAVWLVGLTLGFRAWRRELGEPVPEVSEGLEPDGPDRPVH; encoded by the coding sequence GTGACGGCCGACGAGCCCGGCACACTCCGGTCCGAGCCTGCTCGCCGGTTCGGGCTGCGCGTCACCGCGCTGTTCGCCGGGACGTTGCTCGCGGCGAGCCTGTTCGGGGTCGTGTTGCTGCTGGTGCGAGCCAAGAACTCGGTCGTCCACCGCTGGGACTCCTCGGTCGCCGAGCACCTGCACCGGTTCGCGCTGGACCACCGCTCATACACCCGGGTGATGCAGACGATCTCCGATGCCGGTGCCCCGCCGGCGTGGTGGGCGATCCTCTTTCCGGTCACCGCATGGCTGGTGTGGCGCCGCCGCTACCGGCTGGCCGCTTTCGTCGTGGTGACGACGGTGGGGAGCTCGCTGCTGAACCGCTTGATCAAGGCGACCGTGGGACGGGCCCGGCCGCACCTGGTGGACCCGGTCTCGGCGGCTGGTGGCGCGTCCTTCCCGAGTGGCCACGCCCAGGCTGCGCTGGTCGGCTGGGGCGTGCTGTTGCTGGTGTTCCTGCCGTACCTGCCCGACCGCTGGCGTCGCCCGGCGATCGCTTTCGCCGCGGTCGTCGTGCTGGCCATCGGGTACTCGCGGATCGCCCTCGGCGTGCACTACCTCTTCGACGTCGTCGGCGCCTACCTGGTCGGTGCCGTCTGGCTCGTCGGCCTGACCCTGGGCTTTCGGGCCTGGCGGCGGGAGCTGGGTGAACCGGTGCCGGAGGTGAGCGAGGGACTCGAGCCGGACGGTCCGGACCGACCCGTACACTGA
- a CDS encoding glutamine synthetase family protein, whose product MTPYSLDELTRDIADGTIDTVVVAFTDMQGRLQGKRLHAQFFLDTVLENGTEGCNYLLAVDVDMNTVGGYAISSWETGYGDMMFDLDLSTLRKLTWQPGAALIQCDLSWLDGRGSVRPSPRQVLASVAAKAAEHGWDAFAGTELEFILFEDSFDRAWDSGYRGLTPSNRYNVDYSILGGTRVEPLLRDIRNHMYAAGLTVESAKGECNFGQHEIAFKYDTVLRTADNHVVYKTGAKEIAALHGKALTFMAKYDEREGNSCHIHMSLRGTDGGIVFDDGAHGGTAGGSPLFDQFVAGVQATMREFTLLYAPNINSYKRFQPGSFAPTAIAWGRDNRTCALRVVGHGAGLRVENRVPGGDVNPYLAMAAMLAGGLHGIENALELEPVFEGNAYDSDKDRVPTTLRQARDLFAGSALAVEIFGADVVEHYVNYADVELAAYDAAVTDWERFRGFERL is encoded by the coding sequence ATGACCCCCTATTCCCTCGACGAGCTCACCCGCGACATCGCGGACGGAACGATCGACACCGTGGTGGTCGCGTTCACGGACATGCAGGGACGCCTGCAGGGCAAGCGGCTGCACGCTCAGTTCTTCCTCGACACAGTGCTGGAGAACGGGACCGAAGGCTGCAACTACCTGCTCGCGGTCGACGTCGACATGAACACCGTGGGTGGTTACGCCATCTCCAGCTGGGAAACCGGCTACGGCGACATGATGTTCGACCTCGACCTGTCCACGTTGCGCAAGCTGACCTGGCAGCCGGGTGCCGCGCTCATCCAGTGCGACCTGTCCTGGCTTGACGGCCGCGGTTCGGTGCGTCCGTCTCCCCGGCAGGTGCTGGCCTCCGTCGCGGCGAAGGCGGCCGAGCACGGCTGGGATGCCTTCGCCGGCACCGAACTGGAGTTCATCCTGTTCGAGGATTCCTTCGACCGCGCCTGGGATTCCGGCTACCGGGGACTGACCCCGTCCAATCGCTACAACGTCGACTACTCGATCCTCGGCGGCACCCGGGTGGAGCCCCTGCTGCGCGACATCCGTAATCACATGTACGCCGCGGGCCTGACCGTCGAGTCGGCCAAGGGTGAGTGCAACTTCGGCCAGCACGAGATCGCGTTCAAGTACGACACGGTCCTGCGCACCGCGGACAACCACGTGGTCTACAAGACCGGGGCGAAGGAGATCGCGGCGCTGCACGGCAAAGCGCTGACGTTCATGGCCAAGTACGACGAGCGCGAGGGCAACTCCTGCCACATTCACATGAGCCTGCGCGGGACCGACGGCGGCATCGTCTTCGACGACGGGGCTCACGGTGGCACCGCCGGGGGCAGCCCGCTCTTCGACCAGTTCGTGGCCGGGGTCCAGGCGACGATGCGGGAGTTCACGTTGCTGTACGCCCCGAACATCAATTCCTACAAGCGGTTTCAGCCGGGCTCGTTCGCACCCACCGCGATCGCGTGGGGCCGGGACAACCGCACCTGCGCGTTGCGGGTCGTCGGCCACGGTGCCGGCCTGCGGGTGGAGAACCGGGTGCCCGGCGGCGACGTCAACCCCTACCTGGCCATGGCGGCCATGCTCGCGGGCGGCCTGCATGGCATCGAGAACGCCCTTGAACTGGAACCGGTCTTCGAGGGCAACGCCTACGACAGCGACAAGGACAGGGTGCCGACGACGTTGCGCCAAGCCCGCGACCTGTTCGCCGGATCCGCTCTGGCCGTGGAGATCTTCGGTGCGGACGTCGTGGAGCACTACGTCAACTACGCCGACGTCGAACTGGCGGCCTACGATGCCGCCGTCACCGATTGGGAGCGATTCCGTGGATTCGAAAGGCTGTAA